One stretch of Cheilinus undulatus linkage group 5, ASM1832078v1, whole genome shotgun sequence DNA includes these proteins:
- the vgll4l gene encoding vestigial like 4 like, which produces MAVANFQYITRMSSGFKVYILEGQPHLRSEDRFRHITNERARAPTVYPIKRKRSHDRGLTLEERRERVLSRSIGKAVQRTVPAPAIFNRPQSPTSTWSPTPSPTSPLPTHVYYTPVMDEPLALIKKPRKEPESTEEKAKSPANTQIQMRPSVITCVSSSRNPFCRSDIHRNPSSVISKSSYDHVVEEHFQRSLGVNYQQAARSQQLSISVSVDDHFAKALGDKWLQIKSKSSSCSSTPPSSPSVTHSPTYKESASSSSPTSSHWSIN; this is translated from the exons ATGGCAGTCGCTAACTTCCAATACATCACTCGGATGAGCAGTGGATTCAAGGTGTACATTTTAGAAG gtCAGCCTCACCTCAGAAGCGAGGACAGATTCAGGCACATCACAAATGAACGCGCTCGAGCCCCTACTGTGTATCCAATCAAACGCAAGCGCAGCCATGACAGAGGCCTGACACTGGAGGAAAG GCGAGAGCGTGTGCTGAGCAGAAGCATCGGTAAAGCTGTCCAAAGAACAGTGCCAGCACCAGCTATCTTTAACAGGCCCCAGAGTCCCACATCCACCTGGAGTCCAACCCCCAGCCCCACCAGCCCTCTGCCCACCCATGTCTACTACACACCAGTCATGGATGAACCCCTCGCCCTCATCAAGAAGCCAAGGAAAGAACCAGAGAGCACAGAAGAGAAGGCTAAGAGCCCTGCCAACACTCAAATCCAG aTGCGCCCCTCTGTGATCACATGCGTCTCCTCATCCAGAAACCCCTTCTGCAGGTCTGACATCCACAGGAACCCCTCATCAG TGATTTCCAAATCCAGCTACGACCATGTGGTCGAGGAGCATTTCCAGAGAAGTCTCGGAGTTAACTACCAGCAAGCAGCTCGCTCCCAGCAGCTCTCCATCAGCGTCTCGGTCGATGACCACTTTGCCAAGGCACTGGGAGACAAGTGGCTGCAGATCAAGTCCAAGTCGTCCTCCTGCTCCTCCACACCCCCCAGCAGCCCGAGCGTTACTCACTCCCCAACCTACAAAGAGTCCGCCAGCAGCTCATCGCCAACCTCCAGCCACTGGTCCATCAATTAA